Proteins found in one Sphingomonas sp. SORGH_AS_0879 genomic segment:
- a CDS encoding DUF2336 domain-containing protein, with product MARMRAAARRQGAVADLRLDDDSRLTDRIRFEVAARLDALVETTAADLLHQAERLRAEDDGERDPVAPPSPAEAMARMRQAGLFHAPDMVAELVAQVRQQLLAEALPIESMAGDAPSLLVRLIEAPDRIVAASARAVLAAEGRARMVEADGEVIALPGAVRRNLVWTVAAALRQGDDAGLDRALAQAAERVLAAHGESESPGAAVLRLAEAIDARPAELPDLLLESLSDRQLGLFIALLAHATGIEHDELRDIVLEPEGDRLWLVLRSLDLGRTAVARIGLALSDADGRRDVDGFADALDAIMAIPAADARRAISTLGLPRAFREAMARLDEGASR from the coding sequence ATGGCGCGTATGCGTGCCGCCGCGCGGCGTCAGGGCGCGGTGGCCGACCTGCGGCTCGACGATGATTCGCGACTGACCGACCGGATACGGTTCGAGGTCGCCGCGCGGTTGGACGCGCTGGTCGAAACGACCGCCGCCGACCTGTTGCACCAGGCCGAGCGGCTGCGCGCCGAGGACGACGGCGAACGCGATCCCGTCGCTCCACCTTCGCCAGCGGAGGCGATGGCGCGCATGCGGCAGGCGGGGCTGTTCCATGCCCCCGATATGGTCGCCGAACTGGTCGCGCAGGTCCGCCAGCAATTGCTGGCCGAGGCGCTACCCATCGAAAGCATGGCGGGCGACGCGCCCAGCCTGCTCGTTCGCCTGATCGAAGCACCAGACCGGATCGTCGCCGCGTCGGCCCGCGCCGTACTGGCCGCTGAGGGTCGCGCGCGCATGGTGGAAGCGGATGGCGAGGTGATCGCCTTGCCCGGCGCGGTGCGTCGCAATCTGGTCTGGACCGTCGCCGCCGCATTGCGTCAGGGCGACGATGCGGGGCTGGACCGCGCCCTGGCGCAAGCGGCGGAGCGGGTGCTGGCCGCGCATGGCGAATCGGAGAGCCCGGGTGCGGCGGTCCTGAGGCTGGCGGAGGCGATCGATGCGCGTCCCGCCGAACTGCCCGACCTTTTGCTGGAAAGCCTGTCGGATCGGCAGCTCGGCCTGTTCATCGCGCTGCTCGCCCATGCCACGGGCATCGAGCATGACGAATTGCGCGACATCGTGCTGGAGCCGGAGGGCGATCGGCTCTGGCTGGTCCTGCGGTCGCTCGACCTGGGCCGCACGGCGGTGGCGCGGATCGGTCTTGCCCTGTCGGACGCGGATGGGCGACGCGACGTGGACGGCTTTGCCGACGCGCTGGATGCGATCATGGCGATCCCGGCGGCGGACGCGCGGCGCGCCATC